The genomic window TTTTGCCAGATTTGAAAATGGGAGTGACATGTGCTAGTTTCCATTGTCTAGGGACTACACCAGTGGACAAAGATTGTTGAAAGAGATGGGTCAGCATAGGAGTAATTTCAGCAGCAGTTTGTTTTACCAAATGTCCAGAGATAGCATCAGGGCCAGGGGATTTATAGGGATCCAACTCAGATAGTATTTGAAAACCCCATTTGGTGATATATCACTAAGCAGTGATTATTCTCCAATAATCAGCTATGCATGATTAATGGCTTGAAAGTTGTAGGCAATAGTATGCTCGGTCCGATAAATTCTACTTTAGGACAAAACTATCAGTTTtaggactttgatttttactaccagtaaacaatgtccaatgtatttcaaatttgtatgcaatatacctgtctTTATTAGCTGTTAATGGCCCAAAAATGGTTTTGTtttctttagcatagagggagtagcAACCTCACAATTTGTAGCGGTAAATTCGGACGAATTTTATTTctatttagccatgcccaccagtgAAGTTAATGCTTTTGCATCAATTACACCAGTGCTAAAGCACAGAAGCaggtaaatatatatatatttcaagAATAGAAGTGTGTTTTTAAAGTTTATATTTAGGATATTTCCGTTGGTACGCTGGattttggctcctaaatgaaggaaATGCACGCAAGGTGGGAAAATGAAGTTACGAGAAATTGCCTCCTAACTACCCACAAATGTTAATCTTGTTGCCCAATCACAAAAACCGTCCTGGAAATTGAAAGGCGTTCCTTTCTATACCTTATATGGGTGCCCAAAAATTCGCTTAAATGCCGCTTTatgcacccatataaggtagagaaagacACGCCTTTCAATTTCCAGGACGGTTTTTGTGATTGGGCACCAAGACTAATATTTGTGGGTGGTTAGGAAGTAAATTCTCgtaacttcatttttccaccttgcgtgcatctccttcatttaggagccaaaatCCAGCGTACCAACGGAAATATCCTAAATATAAACTTTAAAAACACACTTCTATTcttgaaatatatatatttacctGCTTCTGTGCTTTAGCACTGGTGTAATTGATGCAAAAGCATTAACTTcactggtgggcatggctaaatagAAATAAAATTCGTCCGAATTTACAGCTACAAATTGTGAGGTTGccactccctctatgctaaagaaaACAAAACCATTTTTGGCCATTAACAGCTAATAAAGACAGGTATATTatatacaaatttgaaataaattggacattgtttactggtagtaaaaatcaaagtccgaaaACTGATAGTTTTGTCCAAACGTAGAATTTACCGGACTGAGCAAACTATCGCCTACAACTCTCAAGCTATTAATCGTGCATAGTTGATTACTGGAGGATAATAACTGCTtagtgtagcctaccttttggtacaataacctaagctgcaggatttctaagaagtgagtggcagctgtccgaacatggTATTGTCCGTTAATCGATAGTTGACTTTATATGGTAGTACACAAGCACCTTTTAGGTGTGAGTGTATATATAATACCTCAAGTGGGGTGTAATGAACCACTCTATTTTTTACAGTATGATTCTgaaaaatttaataaatttataaataccctattgtaaaatgaTTTGTATAGATAATCACATACAtttgagtacaattattccttAATTGCACAAAAATGCTATactgttactaagcaacagaaATTTGAAAATTAATCATGGCAAAAGGGTAATCACATTtagtggccaaactcaaactatttattgctatcagagaatctatacacattactttattgagaattaaatttgtgtggcatttatgaagatgctcacacccttaaaaactagcagcatcacatagttctcattaacactctagcaataacattgtattatctgattagctaatattaattttacaacttgcacacctcgcacatggccgcattataatatcagtactttttgtcgcagttaactctgctttacttggacgcggacttttttacagctataagttgtttttggatgggtataACTTTCCTTAATTACTCGTAGGTAAATTTTGTAATCATTCACGTGATAATCTAGTTGAGAAATACGTGTCAATCAAATTGGTGTGAAATTCGTCTAGCGAAATCGAACATCTGGCGCCCAACGTGGGACTTGAGATAGCCACGTAGTCGAAACGAGTCGAAGACTGAGATAGCCCAAGACCTGAACAGACTACCGATGTGATACCAACCGATTATATAGCCAATTTACTGAGCTGGGAAACCGACACATCAACGAGCGAAGGGAATTGTTGAACTACTTGTAGTCCTTAGATATAACCAAGGATAGAACATATTCATTGTTTGGGAACAGTGCCTTTACAGCTGATTTCTAGCCACAAGCAAAAATGTCGTGGTACCATGGCAACAAATTAACTGTATGCGTGAAGTAAAGCCTGCGATACTTATTCAAAGTGTTGTTTGTTTTCGTTCTTTTTACAGAATAATCCAAGAAAGGAGACTCTGGAATTATTTGGAGGTTGTGAAACATGGCGGATGAAGAAAGAGCATGTGCGCTCGAGAGGGCGCGCTATTAGTGAGGTTATCACCAGCGTTAGAATCTGCGCGACGCCTTGCGTAAGTGTGTAACAATTAGCGTTATTGCACACTCAGCTTTTTGCCATCACGCTAACTGACACGCCCTCACGCACAGTGTCACGAAAATTCGAACGCTGATGAGAACTTCAGTAGAGGTGACCATCGCGGCGTCCTGACCAAGCTTGTCTGCTAAGCTGAAGAAAGTATAACTGCTGCAACAGAGCCTTTAGATTCTTCAGTGAGAAACACACTGAATGTCATTAAACAACAATTAGAAGTAAAGCTTAGCACATTAGATGGCATGAACAAGGATAATTTAGAATGTTGTGATTCTGGGGTTATTGTCACTGAGATTGAAGAATCAGATGTTATTGTAACCAGGGTGATCAGTTGTAAATTTAAAATAGATGAACTAGCTGTAACTTCAAGCAATACAAGTGCTTACTCATCTACAACTCCAGTTGCTCCAACTACCATCCCAGTGGTAACCTCTAAACTTCTAAACCTTGCCTTCCCAAGCTGACCCTGCCCAAATTCAATGGAGACATAAAAAGATGGACTGCCTCAGTTTTGGGATTCTTTCAAGTCTGCTGTTGGTGAAAACCCACAACTTTCTAAGATTGATAAATTCAATTACTTGTATAGTCTACTAGCGAGTAGTGAGTTTTGATGTATAAGGGGTTTGCCATTAAGTGAGACAATTATGACACTGTATTAGACCTTTTTAAGCAGAGATTTGGGAAGAAGCTACAAATTATCTGTGCACACATGGATTAGATAGTTAAACTGCCAAGGTGTGCCAATGATTGACCTCGTGGCTTGCATTCTTTGTATGACCAAATAACAGTGCACATTAGAGGGCTTGTGGCACTTCAAATCAATTCTGATCAGTATGGAATTATGTTAATTCCAGTTGTAATGGCCTAGCTATCCGAAGAAGTTAGACACAGAATTGCTCAGGAGAGTCTAGAGGAGTTATGGAACATTAATGACTTAATGAAGGTGGCACAATCTGAGGTAGATACCAGGGAGGCTAGTGAGAATACCAAGCTCAACCTGGCCACGCCATCAGTAACTGGAAACATTCTCATGGAAGCCACAGTCATACCACAGTTGCCTTTGCATCTCAGAAACACTACATTAGATGTGTATACTGCAATACACCCCATTACTCAGCCTCTTGTGAGAAAGTCCACGATGTTAAGGAATGCAAGGACATTTTTGACTGGaatttggaaaaacgatccaaatcgcacattaggcccctatttggtgattattagtttctcatccaccgcccgcatccttcttaagctaccgcatggtaagccattatttactctgcgcatgctcagaagaacacgtgataccaaactgttataatttttgttgttgaatgctacaatgcgctatatatcaccaggagaactgttgttttccttagcaaattgctgcagtgccagttgcaatcgtgctctatcgacttcgtcaaagcaggctttcagctgactgtcgaaaaacagttggcgatcacgaaaagtagaatcagctggtgaaggaaatgtttgtagtaagaaagaaagacaatttggacaaggtctgtacatcagtgtgttaatattataaaataatggcataatggtaataccctcccgcccgcatcataataattagaaaggctggatgagaaactaataatcaccgaataggggccttagaagtttcgagatgaacggttttaaagaattgaagccagcataactctccaaggatagcaagcacgcgtatgaaatttacacaacagatgcatcaatctgttacctttcaagccacttccagtacttgtagctgcttttacagtttcccgccaaataagatagaaaatctgagcagttggacgagcgaagtagtatcacgagtgctcacaaaggggtggaggctgggaggtggcggggagggcaaaagataggcctcaaaatggaggcagaccacgattggagtccagacacgacattacagggctgtgctggctccttagtggctgatatgtagcaaaatctacagagaacacgtctggccaacattataaggctgtccaccagtaaaccactgattcttgccaagccaggtccttcacaaggcctgaaaccgccatttgggcacttcataccacccagaaaagacgtctattaaaaccagcctcgtgtagtttgagtagtgctgagggtcaaaacttgtagtacgatagtgtagctatccactggtggtgttagtttgattttgcctgatgtgcgatttggttcggttctgtaaaatctggtcacattttaataAAGGCAGGATTTTGTTTTAACTGACTCAAAGCCAATCACAAGACAAGGGAATGCTTGAATACAAAGACATGTAGACTGTGTCAGCAGAGACACCGCCAGTAAATTTTAGTTCACTGTCACAGAGGGTAGAGCCATTTGTCCCTTCTTCATTGCGACCAATGTCTCCAAACCAGATGATAGTGTCGAACCTCCAATAATACTactatattgtagtaacaaGAGTACTGACACCATTTTATTGCAGACTACCAGAGCTGTCGCCTACAACCAGGAAACCGGTTCTTCCTCCATAGTCTGAATTCTTTTTGATAGTGGAAGCCATTGGTCGTATGTCACTGAGCAATTGTATTCCAGACTAAAGTTTAGACCAGTTGGTACTGAAAAATTGCAAGTGAATACATTTGGAGGTGAGTATTTTAAGACTAGAAGTTGCAAATTATTCAGAATTAAATTGAGCAAGCCTGGATTGACTGAACATCTTTCAGTAACTTCCATTAGCTATCCTACAATATGCTCCACCTTACCTTCAGCAATGGTAGTTGGAGAATATATTCATATGTCTAGGTTAGAGCTGGAAGATTACTCTGGAGGAAGAGATGCAGGTGTGATAGATGTGTTGATCAGTTCTGATTTCTATTAGAAGTTTGTAACTGGAAAGGTGTGTCGTGGAAGTATAGGATCTGTAGTCATATATAGTAAGCTTGGGTGGCTTTTGTCTGGCTCAATTGGTCCCTCATAGTTTGCTGGAGATACCTGTATACATTTGATCTTAGCTGAATCCACTGTGGCGGGTATTCCTGAAGTTCTGGATCCAGTTCAAGACATGCTACGCAAGTTTTGGGACACTGAAGCAATCGGAATTGTAAACACTGAGTAAGAGGTGATGAAGGAATTATTGAATCACATACAATTTCATGACAATCATTACGAAGTATTGCTACCATGGAAGGAAGGACAATTTTACCTCCCTAATCATTATTTTATCAGTTCGAATCATTTGAGATATCTTCAACATAAACTTCTGAGAGATCCAGATCTACACTCAGAGTACAATCGTATCATTCAGGAACAACTACAGAAGGGTATAATTAAGCAGGTTGATTCACCAATACCGGGACCATTAGTGAAGTGTATCATTAATGAGAGAGTTGAGTCTGCACATTACTTACCACATcatgctgttacccactgtgaGCCAGCCACCACTATAATTCATATTGTTTATGATGGCTCAGCCAAGCTTAGTGATTCAGATCTCTCTCTAAATGATTGCTTCCAGGCTGGTCCCAACCTAATCCCCAAGTTGTTTCATGTGCTTGTTCAATTTAGATCTCATCCTGTAGCCATCACCACTGACATTGAGAAGGCCTTCCTTATGATAGGAATATTTCCTGCTGATCATTACATGCTTAGATTTCTGTGGTTTCAAGATCCGAATAAGTTGGACAGTCCCATTTGCCAATTCCGTTTCACTAGAGTTGTGTTTGGCCTGATACCATCCCCTGCAATATTGGGAGACACAATTCTTCACCACCTTGACAAGTACAATAGTGAACAACCCAGTTAATTGAACAAATAGGGAAGGGATTGTATGTGGATGATCTTATTACAGTCCACCTTCACTCATAATCTGCTTAACTCTGGAATAGATCTGAAATGCTGAGGTAACACTGTCAGTGTCTGAACTTATGCAAAATGGAATACCAATTCTCCAGAACTACTGCAGCAAATAAAGCAAGTTGAGATGTCCCATGATGACAGTCTTACAATTTTAGTGTCGGAGGAAAAGCAAACTTATGCTCAGTTCCATGCTGGGTTGTTGAACCTACACAAGGTCAGCCACACAATAAGCTGTTAGTCGTTTTGCGGGATAGTCAATCGGATGAGCTTTTAGTTGACCTTTCCAAGTTGTTGATCTATGCCAATAGTCTTCCTATGACTAAATGATCCATTCTTAAAGTAAATGCAAAAATATTTGACCCACTAGGActactcatcccatttgttgtTAAGCTGAAGCTGTTGTTTAGATTCTTATGTTCTGAAGGTGTAAATTGGGATGACCCAATAGAAGGGGAGGTGCTCACTGAATAGAAATCAGTGATTCATGAGTTCAAGTCCCATGGCCAAATAAGGGTCGCGCCAAAAGAAACAGAAAGCTTGACAACAAAAATGATCCACACTCATTATTTGAAGACCTGCATAAAACAATTCAAGATCCAAACTTTTACAGCATAATGAAGATGACTAGTGAAGAAAAGATCAGTTATGAGAAAGATCCAAAAGTTAGCAGTTGACAGTCTCACAATATCTGACCCTTCGAGAAAAGAGGTATGTACATttgttacaataattattgaaaAGATAATACATGAGTTAACATAGGGGTATGGTTGggtacatactgtagctaaccATACCCCTCCCATCCCATGTCATGTTTGGAATAATTGTAAAATCTAATTTCATAGGAACGGGCAGCCTGTGTAGTTAGAAAACTAAATTATTTTATCTGCTTCATATCTTTTAAAACGATTTACTGTTGGTACTGTACCAGCTTTACCACTCTATGGAGAAACTGTGCACAAAAGCACATAATGTTTTCAACCACATCAAAACAAAAGCATATTGGTAGAGCTTTTCTATATATCATTCTTAGGAAAGACCATGcatatttgtgtgtatatatgtgtgcaaTGTGTGCTGGATAATAACTAAATTAATTGAATTTTTGATTGCAGTAGTGTTTCTTGTAGTTATCTTCATTAGTAAAGCTGTGTAATGTACTGAACATatctgaaaacaaagtgtaatggtcacTTTACTATTTGTGTGCATATTCAAataaaaacaataagcctggcactGATGTTTCTTAATGCAGTGTATGTgcgggtttaccagtcataataacaataagcaaacaagtagaaggagtTTTAATTTGATTGGGGATCACAGGAATAAAAAatattgtgaaacaagggaggttgcctacacctgaagatactgtatatatactatatagtgaacatttaattcctatttCAGTCATGAGTACCGATTGAAGTAAGGATAAAAGTTCAATAGTGTGTTTGTCTTCAGATATAAGCAACCTCCccagtttcactactttttatttctttgatcccaaaTCGAActtaattttccttgtacttgtaaattTTCATGTACCATAATAACATACAGGTACAAGGCACACATATTTATTATGTtttaatccagttttctggactatgtgggtttaagggttaaataacTACAGTATTCCTTGTCCAAAATTGTGATTGGATTTGCAATAGGGGGTCTTATagtctttccaattgcatgtacataCTTGGCATCCATAACTTCACTGCCTAGTTGTTACTTTGATAGTTCCCGTAAACCGGTTTTGTTTGAATTACATTCATCTCTGGCATACGAAGCTGTGGTTTATTTGAGAATGGTTTACAAAGATGGGGGCATGTTATCAACTATTGTGGCTTCAAAGACTCGTGTAGCATCAGCGAAGACTCAGACAATACCTATACTGGAATTGTAGGCAGCATTAATACTCACTAGACTAGTCTCAGTGGTGAAGAAGTCATTTGACTCTTTGCCAAACTTAACTTGTTACTTTGGACTGACTCCACTGTAGGGTTATATTGGATCAGAAACCATAAGCCCTGGAAACAGTATGTTAGTTATAGGGTGAATGAAATTAGGTGTTACACACTTCCAGAAAAGTGTCCAGGGTCTGTCAATCCAGCAGATATGCCATAAAGAGGGCTGAAGGGTTCTGAACTTGGTAATAATCAGTGTTGGTGGAGTGGGCCTGAATATTTGTGTAAACTGAGGGAGGAATGGATAATTGCAGCGGTACTTAACAATGTCAAAGATGCTAACCTAGAATGGATCAAAGATGCACCTATTATTTCACATTAATTTGCCATTTCGAACACTCAGCTTAAACTACAGGATGTTATTGACTGCAAGTGACTTAGTAATCTGTGTAAGCTGTTGAACACTACTGTTTCTGTGTTTCGTTTTTCAAGTCTTTATGCAATCAAGGCAATGAGAATCATTCTTCTTCGCAGAGAATCAGACCTTACTCATTGCCTACTGTTGAGGAGATAAGGAGGCAGAATTGTATTAGATAAAGTCGGTTCAGGGAGGTGAATTTTCAGCAGAAATCAAACATCTTGCTGTTGAGCACCCTGAGGTTTCTGTTCGTGTGAAGCAATTTGGACTGATCCTTGAAGGAGCAATCTTGAGGTGTAGAGGAAGACTGAATAATTCAACATGCCCCTCAATGCTAAGAACCCGATTCTCCTACCTCATATTCATCCGGTTGTAAACCTGTTGATTCAGCAGTACCATGAGAGATCGAAACATAGTGGAGTAAATGACACTTTGACACTGTTATGAGAAAATTATTGGATTCTCAAAGGTATATGAGCTGTGAAACAGGTAATAAAAAAATTGTGTGACATGCTTGAAATGTGAAGGACTACCTTACAATGTTACCACTACACCTGACTTACCTGCAGAGAGAGTGTCTGCTGATCCTCCTTTCACTCATATCAGTATTGACCCTGCTGGTCCGTTCTATGTCAAGGATAAGTTATCAAATACATCTAAGGTGATGTTTGCTTATTTATTTGTTGTCAACCAGAGCACTCCACCTGGAGCTTACTGATTTACTTTCAGCTGAGTCATTCTTATTAGCATTCCGTCATTTTGTAGGAAGAAGAGGGTTAAACATCTACTATAATATGGTCTGAAAATTCCAAGACTTTTAAGACTGCATCTAAGGAGATTCAGAAAATAATCCTTTCTCTGAAGTGGTGAAGTACCTTACAACTAGTCATATAACTTgggagagaaccatcattaggAGTAAGATGATGCATACAATACAAGATCAGTCCTTGGTTTTGTGTGACCACAGTCAGATCAAGCAAAATGAGATCTTTTGGGTATGGCAaggagtgtgtacatgtaaaaaataaataaaagataACAACAACAACCATAATTACTTAAGTTAAGTGCTCGGTTGACCAGTCACTACAATTCTTGGCCAAGAAATCTTTTGCAAACATATCATACATTGAATGGCAGCTTTGTCAAGGATCTGTTGGATGGAAGATTTGGTGGTTACAGAAAGCTGTACAAAGTCAATAAAGTTCTTGATGTTCTGAATTGAAGAAGGTAGGTAGTGACCTAGCACACTAATTTCAATAGTCTCATAATAGTTTGGGATCTGTAAGTTATCAAATTCCTTAAGCAGTTGATGATGCTCAGCCTTATTTTGTTTTCTAGACCTAGCAGGAAATGTTGTGTTCTGAGTCTAGAGGGCAGGTTAGTTCAAGTAAAGCAACAGAGGGTTTACTAGTTATATACGTACAACGATATCTGGCATGTAAGGTGTGATTAGTAAGGTAGATGGAATAGTGACTTGAGGTGCTTCACTAGCTCATAAACCCTGAAGGTTAGCAAAAACATGGATAGATGGATTGttgctaaacatttctttgAGTTTAAGTTTATTGTTGAAAGAGCACCGTGGTGGGGAGGATTTTGGGAACGGATAGTCCGTTCAATTAAATGCAGTCTGAAGAAGTGTATAGGTCgagcctcactcactcacaatGAACTGGGTACAATTTTGGTGAAAGTTGGATCTGTGATTAACAAAAGACCCCTCACCTATGTGTTTGTTGACTCAGAGGGTATTAGCTACACACTGTCACTGTCTCATTTGATAAATGGCTGAAAGGTTGCCAACATACCTAATACAGGTCATTTTGAAATGATCAGTACAAGTGAAAGTTTGTCAAGACGTGCTAAGCATCATCAAACACTTCTTAGACACTTCACCATTCAGTGAAGACGTCAGTACTTGTTGAGCTTACGAGAAGCTCATTCCTTAACTTCCAGATCATCAACAGTAAAGTCAGTGAAAGTGGGTAATGTTGTAATACTACCTGATGAATTGACAAAAAACGTGCATTTTGGAAATTGGGCATCATGACAGAACTTCTTACTGGAAGAGATGATCTAGCCAGAACAGCCATTTTTAAGACAGTGAATTCAGAGGGGACTCAGTTACTTCGCCACAGCCTCAAGCATCTTATTCCAGTTGAGTTGAACATTAATGTTGAAACTTCTGACGTAAGGAAACttcatttcatttcattttattaattagcaaagcccgtAAAGGAGTAAAACACTAATACAAAAATTAAGTTAGTTATTAGTTAATACAAGTTTAAAATCTGCAGGGATAGGTTATTAATGTTTTTGATTTGGAGACTGTTCCATTTAGGTATCGTTCTGAGGAAGAAGAATTTGTAAGTATCACAAGAGGTTTGAACATGGTAAAATTTACAAGGATGATTTGATCTAGTAATGTCAGTCTTGCAGGTGAGGGTAAATAATGATCAGGTATTAATTGAAGATGATTTACAACTTTAAAttagtgttccaccgataatcggatcggtatcgtatcggagccCATATTGAGCTTTTAATATCGATCGGTATCGGTTACTAGGTACTCCGATACCGATCAATGACTACTCGCGCCAATCGTCATcaccataactatcatcataaatgctatgctagcaaaacgtgaGGTACAACAaactggaaatagtgttgagcattattctagcataaaaggtgctggaattgctttgttaaacattgagcaactgctacttactatgtttgcatgaaaaagatcgaaatactctaatagaacagtcactgcacaataaataTTCTATTAGtgcagtcacacatagctaacttgagagACGTGCAAAGTGTATGGCAATTATTGGTATCGGTGAGAATTTACTgctaggtatcggtatcggatcggtaggtatttttctgtatcggtggaaccctacTTTAAATAGTAGCAATTACTTTGGAGTGTTGGCCATTTCAACTTCTTGAAATAGCACAAGATGTAACAATATATGTGGACCCCTCTGAAATGTTTTATCccctacaaaattaattattttaatgcCATTTGCACACATTCATAAGGGATCcagatatttcagctgaaataatcgATCCCCACCTATATTATCTTTACCTGTTGCATTCAGCTAACCACCCAAGTTTCTTTGATTATGGAAACTGAAGCGACAAGCGTAAAGTGTCTAACTATACTGTGTGTGTTTTTAACAGGTAcagggtggggtctattctatggaatggaatggaacagaatgatggactaaactacggaacggaatgccttctcaaattgaagcttgcagcttaccattgctgtacaagttatcggtggcacttccagctggtaatcaaacgtaccctaagaaagataaaacgaatttaaggatcgattgtgggttcttatTGGTTGCAATTAGTAATGAAGTACTATtagtgggaatagctgactcaatgtgttcatctttggatgtatcaagtagggaaattaatgcatgacttgtttttactagtatgtgaggtgtttttgcttactttgactttagaatgtacagtctgggcCCAGCCTGTTCTAATTTGCATAAATCAGtactacactacaaaggaaacaagtatggtgacaagctgaatcaactctgtcTAAGCAGAacctaaaggaattttgtgcaatGTGTGAGGAACAAACATTCACATACCCctaggaggctatattgtgtgaacatcaatgattcattaacagaatagtggactaatgccagatatctcagcctgagtagtgagttgaatccgcTTGGTTGAATCCACAATGGGATCTATTTTACAGGATGGAATGCTTTTTGAATCAAAACTTTCAGCTTAactagccgctatcattgctgaaattgcattttatcagtggaacctccaggaaaatggagcAGGGTAATaactaaaatattaatagctgccTCAtgaagtgattgttctactacctgatatatcaagcaggtctcttcaattcatttgtTGCATGACCAAGGAAAGTTTTActtctacaatacagtagcctaTTGGATGTCAGTTTttttctgctgatcttgacaagataaatagtttagaagaccactcattTTCTTCAGTTTCTGAGCATAAtttccacagagaaattaactagaaagttactggtgacagaaAAAGACTAGGTAATCATgtctttattcagtctaataaacagattatatgatgaggtatcactttcagaatgtttaGATGACCAGCAATgacatgcatggattcattcaatttttgttgcggttggagaaattaaatatccaaaaggaCACTGACtgcataatattaattcactttctttatgttttctcaattttgagcctgtatacaaataattaaatttttcttagtcaatagaaatcaTAGAATAAGACGGAAGAAAAAATTtgtctttgtttacctatactgtacaacttcaaaggaaaatgaagaaaacatacagacaaatcaataaaattagtacaactacaataaggtgaattacagatttaaatacttaatatgaattagagcctttagataattattgttccaaagcaaaacaaatttgtgacctgatcttggaaaacctacctttttggcacattggtcaattttctgttttataccttaaatgaggtactaggtgctcatcta from Dysidea avara chromosome 2, odDysAvar1.4, whole genome shotgun sequence includes these protein-coding regions:
- the LOC136247934 gene encoding uncharacterized protein translates to MKELLNHIQFHDNHYEVLLPWKEGQFYLPNHYFISSNHLRYLQHKLLRDPDLHSEYNRIIQEQLQKGIIKQVDSPIPGPLVKCIINERVESAHYLPHHAVTHCEPATTIIHIVYDGSAKLSDSDLSLNDCFQAGPNLIPKLFHVLVQFRSHPVAITTDIEKAFLMIGIFPADHYMLRFLWFQDPNKLDSPICQFRFTRVVFGLIPSPAILGDTILHHLDKYNSEQPS